The following coding sequences are from one Candidatus Ozemobacteraceae bacterium window:
- a CDS encoding pyruvate, water dikinase regulatory protein gives MSKPGGICRIFVVSGGVGACGEQVVNTVLAQFPDASVEVVTLGNVRESAQLDRAADLAAESDGIIVFSLVDAGLGGYMRKLADRRGITALDITGPLLDTLAKRLNMPPLGQPGLYRRLHREYFDRVAAIEFTMSHDDGRNQETWHEADILLLGVSRTGKTPLSIYLSVLGWKVANFPIVPGLEIPDILFRQDASRVIGLTLSPDRLLTFRRHRSGMLGMRERTDYVEPAKVVEELEFAGRLFAKGGFEVMDVTDKTVEASANEIIKRLGAVSDPRRAPPV, from the coding sequence ATGAGCAAACCAGGCGGCATCTGCAGGATCTTCGTCGTGTCGGGAGGCGTCGGGGCGTGCGGCGAGCAGGTTGTGAACACCGTCCTCGCGCAGTTTCCCGACGCCAGCGTTGAGGTCGTCACCCTCGGGAATGTCCGGGAAAGCGCCCAACTCGATCGCGCCGCGGACCTCGCCGCGGAATCGGACGGCATCATCGTCTTTTCCCTCGTCGACGCCGGGCTCGGCGGATACATGCGGAAGCTCGCCGACAGGCGCGGCATCACGGCCCTGGATATCACGGGCCCCCTCCTCGACACGCTGGCGAAGAGGCTCAACATGCCGCCCCTCGGCCAACCCGGCTTGTACAGACGACTTCACAGGGAATATTTCGACCGCGTGGCCGCGATCGAGTTCACCATGTCCCACGACGACGGCCGCAACCAGGAAACCTGGCATGAGGCGGATATCCTTCTCCTCGGCGTCTCGCGCACCGGGAAAACGCCCCTCAGCATCTATCTCTCCGTCCTCGGCTGGAAAGTCGCCAACTTCCCAATCGTCCCCGGCCTGGAGATCCCGGACATCCTCTTCCGGCAGGATGCCTCCCGGGTCATCGGGCTGACCCTGTCCCCCGACCGTCTTCTCACGTTCAGGAGGCACCGGAGCGGCATGCTCGGCATGAGGGAGCGAACCGATTACGTCGAGCCCGCCAAGGTCGTCGAGGAACTCGAGTTCGCCGGAAGACTCTTCGCGAAAGGCGGCTTCGAGGTGATGGACGTGACCGACAAGACCGTCGAGGCGAGCGCGAACGAG